From a region of the Synechococcus sp. RS9916 genome:
- a CDS encoding CCRG-2 family RiPP encodes MTNTELTLDQLQAISGGAAFMKIGGIRGEYRQVRRSNFAGRGCTSPKNNVGGSAGPGGDDI; translated from the coding sequence ATGACCAACACTGAACTCACCCTCGATCAACTGCAAGCCATCAGCGGTGGTGCTGCTTTTATGAAAATTGGAGGCATCAGGGGTGAATATCGCCAGGTGCGTCGATCCAACTTTGCAGGTCGTGGCTGCACCTCCCCGAAGAACAACGTCGGCGGCAGCGCTGGTCCTGGTGGTGACGACATCTGA
- a CDS encoding Nif11-like leader peptide family natural product precursor yields MSEEQLKAFLEKVKADTSLQEKLKAASDADAVVAIAKAAGFTITTEDLNSHRQNLTEDELEGVAGGGCAGTNMCVYTS; encoded by the coding sequence ATGTCAGAAGAACAACTCAAAGCCTTCCTGGAGAAGGTCAAAGCAGACACCAGCCTTCAGGAGAAGCTGAAAGCTGCTTCGGATGCTGATGCAGTAGTTGCGATTGCAAAGGCTGCAGGGTTCACGATCACCACAGAAGACCTAAACTCTCATAGACAAAATCTGACTGAGGATGAGCTTGAGGGTGTGGCTGGGGGAGGGTGTGCTGGGACTAATATGTGTGTATACACATCATAA
- a CDS encoding Nif11-like leader peptide family natural product precursor, protein MSEEQLKAFLEKVKADTSLQEKLKAASDANAASAIAKEAGFSISADEFTKAPSTELSAEELEGVAGGATKPPRATNLWNWCNC, encoded by the coding sequence ATGTCAGAAGAACAACTCAAGGCATTCCTGGAGAAGGTCAAAGCTGACACCAGCCTTCAGGAGAAGCTGAAAGCCGCTTCGGATGCCAATGCTGCTAGTGCTATTGCCAAAGAAGCAGGATTTAGTATCTCTGCTGATGAATTCACTAAGGCTCCATCAACTGAGCTTTCAGCCGAAGAGCTGGAAGGCGTGGCTGGGGGGGCGACGAAGCCGCCGAGAGCAACGAACTTGTGGAACTGGTGCAACTGCTGA
- a CDS encoding DUF938 domain-containing protein: protein MVEPLGPDADHRLWFPATQRNREPIAAVLKRWLPTRGYVLEIACGSGEHAVAFQREFPGIHWLASDPDPDHCASAEAWRSHVGFSHTMPAPIQLDVRSRPWSLPNPFEAGLDAVLAINLIHIAPWACCEALVAEAADRLNPGGPLVLYGPFRQGGAHTSESNAGFDLSLRSRCASWGVRDLESVQHLAGVCGFTATRVETMPANNLMVAFTR, encoded by the coding sequence ATGGTTGAGCCTCTGGGGCCTGACGCTGACCACCGTTTGTGGTTCCCGGCGACCCAGAGGAATCGGGAGCCCATCGCAGCGGTGCTCAAGCGCTGGCTTCCCACAAGGGGCTACGTGCTCGAGATCGCCTGCGGAAGTGGAGAGCACGCGGTCGCGTTTCAGCGTGAATTCCCCGGGATTCATTGGCTTGCGAGCGATCCAGACCCTGACCATTGCGCCAGTGCGGAAGCCTGGCGTTCCCATGTCGGCTTCAGTCACACGATGCCAGCCCCGATTCAGCTCGATGTGAGGAGCAGGCCTTGGTCCCTCCCCAATCCTTTCGAAGCGGGGTTGGATGCGGTGTTGGCGATCAATCTGATCCATATCGCCCCTTGGGCATGTTGTGAGGCCTTGGTTGCTGAGGCCGCTGATCGTTTGAATCCCGGTGGTCCATTGGTGCTCTATGGGCCATTTCGGCAGGGAGGTGCGCACACCAGCGAGAGCAATGCAGGCTTTGATCTTTCGTTGCGAAGCCGTTGCGCCAGCTGGGGGGTTCGGGACTTGGAGTCTGTGCAGCATCTCGCTGGTGTCTGTGGGTTCACTGCGACGCGGGTTGAAACCATGCCTGCTAACAATTTGATGGTGGCCTTCACGCGCTGA
- a CDS encoding helix-turn-helix transcriptional regulator — MSPVQVATDSALARSLLKALADPVRLQIIEALAAGERCVCELTTDLGLAQSRLSFHLKVLKECGLLADRQSGRWVYYRLRPEVIQGLQDWLAALVLRSQATARCCDG, encoded by the coding sequence ATGAGCCCTGTGCAAGTTGCGACAGATTCCGCCTTAGCCCGCAGCCTTCTGAAGGCCTTGGCGGACCCTGTGCGACTGCAGATCATTGAGGCTCTTGCCGCAGGAGAGCGCTGTGTTTGCGAGCTCACCACTGATCTCGGTCTCGCTCAGTCCCGTCTTTCCTTCCATCTGAAGGTCTTGAAGGAATGCGGCCTGTTGGCGGATCGTCAGAGCGGTCGATGGGTGTATTACCGATTGCGCCCTGAGGTCATTCAGGGATTGCAAGACTGGCTTGCGGCCCTAGTTCTCCGCTCTCAGGCGACTGCACGCTGTTGCGATGGTTGA
- a CDS encoding ArsJ-associated glyceraldehyde-3-phosphate dehydrogenase: protein MRIGINGFGRIGRLVFRALWGRAGIELVHVNDPAGDAAAGAHLLEFDSVHGRWNQEIQVHAEGFSVGGQPLTWSQHNTPTDVPWQDLGVDMVLEASGRFKTPDTLNPYFDQAGLQRVVVGCPVKGTVAGHEALNIVYGINHDLYKPEQHRLVTAASCTTNCLAPVVKVVHETFGIDHGMITTIHDITNTQVTVDAFKSDLRRARSGLTSLIPTTTGSAKAIAMIFPELKGKLNGHAVRVPLLNGSLTDAVFELKRAVTVDEVNAAFEAAAAGPLKGILGFETRPLVSCDYTNDNRSSVIDGPSTMVVDGTQLKVYAWYDNEWGYSSRMADLVCHIVELDEACDQR, encoded by the coding sequence ATGCGCATTGGCATCAACGGATTCGGACGCATCGGCAGGCTTGTGTTTCGCGCCCTCTGGGGACGAGCTGGCATCGAATTGGTGCATGTGAATGATCCGGCCGGTGATGCTGCCGCAGGAGCCCATCTGCTGGAGTTCGATTCGGTTCATGGTCGCTGGAATCAAGAGATCCAAGTCCACGCAGAGGGTTTCAGCGTGGGAGGCCAACCACTGACCTGGTCACAGCACAACACCCCAACGGACGTGCCTTGGCAAGACCTTGGTGTGGACATGGTGCTGGAGGCCAGTGGTCGCTTCAAAACCCCCGACACCCTCAATCCCTATTTCGATCAGGCGGGCCTCCAACGCGTTGTGGTGGGCTGCCCCGTGAAAGGCACCGTGGCGGGTCATGAAGCCCTCAACATCGTCTACGGCATCAACCACGATCTCTACAAACCCGAGCAACACCGATTGGTGACTGCCGCCTCCTGCACCACCAATTGCCTGGCCCCAGTGGTGAAGGTGGTGCACGAAACCTTCGGCATCGACCACGGGATGATCACCACCATTCACGACATCACCAACACCCAGGTGACCGTGGATGCCTTCAAATCGGATCTCCGTCGTGCCCGTTCCGGACTGACCTCACTGATTCCGACCACAACGGGATCAGCCAAGGCGATCGCCATGATCTTCCCCGAGCTGAAAGGCAAACTCAACGGCCATGCAGTGCGTGTGCCGCTGCTGAACGGCTCCCTTACCGACGCCGTGTTTGAACTCAAGCGAGCGGTCACAGTCGACGAGGTCAATGCAGCCTTTGAAGCAGCTGCTGCAGGGCCCCTCAAGGGAATTCTGGGCTTCGAAACACGCCCGCTCGTGTCGTGTGATTACACCAACGACAACCGCAGCTCCGTCATTGATGGTCCTTCAACGATGGTGGTGGATGGCACCCAGCTGAAGGTTTACGCCTGGTACGACAACGAGTGGGGATACAGCAGCCGAATGGCTGACCTGGTTTGCCACATCGTCGAACTGGATGAGGCTTGCGATCAGCGATGA